A single Nicotiana tabacum cultivar K326 chromosome 5, ASM71507v2, whole genome shotgun sequence DNA region contains:
- the LOC107818269 gene encoding tubulin beta-2 chain: protein MREILHIQGGQCGNQIGAKFWEVVCAEHGIDSTGRYNGDSDLQLERINVYYNEATCGRFVPRAVLMDLEPGTMDSIRSGPYGQIFRPDNFVFGQSGAGNNWAKGHYTEGAELIDAVLDVVRKEAENCDCLQGFQVCHSLGGGTGSGMGTLLISKIREEYPDRMMLTFSVFPSPKVSDTVVEPYNATLSVHQLVENADECMVLDNEALYDICFRTLKLTTPSFGDLNHLISATMSGVTCCLRFPGQLNSDLRKLAVNLIPFPRLHFFMVGFAPLTSRGSQQYRALTVPELTQQMWDAKNMMCAADPRHGRYLTASAMFRGKMSTKEVDEQMLNVQNKNSSYFVEWIPNNVKSTVCDIPPTGLKMASTFIGNSTSIQEMFRRVSEQFTAMFRRKAFLHWYTGEGMDEMEFTEAESNMNDLVSEYQQYQDATADEEGDYYEEDEEDLNEA from the exons ATGCGTGAAATCCTTCACATTCAAGGTGGACAATGCGGCAACCAAATCGGTGCCAAGTTCTGGGAAGTTGTTTGTGCCGAACACGGCATTGATTCCACCGGCCGTTACAACGGCGATTCAGATCTCCAGCTTGAGAGAATCAATGTCTATTACAATGAAGCAACCTGTGGAAGGTTTGTTCCTAGGGCTGTTCTTATGGATCTGGAACCTGGTACCATGGACAGTATCAGATCTGGTCCGTACGGTCAGATCTTTAGGCCTGATAACTTCGTTTTTGGTCAGTCTGGTGCTGGTAACAATTGGGCTAAAGGACATTACACTGAAGGCGCTGAATTGATTGATGCTGTCCTTGATGTTGTTCGTAAGGAAGCTGAAAACTGTGACTGCCTTCAAG GATTTCAAGTTTGCCATTCATTGGGTGGAGGAACGGGATCTGGAATGGGAACGCTTTTGATTTCAAAGATCAGAGAAGAATATCCCGACAGAATGATGCTTACGTTCTCTGTTTTCCCGTCTCCTAAGGTGTCTGACACTGTTGTTGAGCCTTATAATGCTACCCTGTCGGTGCATCAGTTGGTTGAAAATGCTGACGAATGTATGGTCCTTGATAATGAAGCTTTGTATGACATCTGCTTCAGAACCCTCAAGCTTACAACCCCCAGCT TTGGAGATTTGAATCATTTGATATCAGCTACAATGTCTGGTGTCACGTGTTGTTTGCGTTTCCCTGGGCAATTGAACTCTGATCTTAGAAAACTAGCTGTGAATCTGATCCCGTTCCCTAGGCTCCATTTCTTCATGGTTGGTTTCGCACCACTGACTTCACGTGGTTCTCAGCAATACAGGGCCTTGACGGTTCCTGAACTTACCCAGCAAATGTGGGATGCTAAGAACATGATGTGCGCAGCTGACCCGCGCCATGGAAGATACTTGACAGCCTCTGCTATGTTCAGGGGTAAAATGAGTACTAAAGAGGTGGATGAGCAAATGCTCAATGTGCAGAACAAGAACTCGTCCTACTTTGTCGAGTGGATTCCCAACAACGTAAAATCAACTGTTTGTGATATCCCACCGACGGGACTTAAGATGGCATCTACCTTCATTGGTAACTCGACTTCCATTCAGGAGATGTTTAGGCGTGTGAGTGAGCAGTTCACTGCTATGTTCAGGAGAAAGGCTTTCTTGCATTGGTACACTGGTGAAGGAATGGACGAGATGGAGTTCACTGAGGCGGAAAGTAACATGAATGATTTGGTTTCGGAGTATCAGCAGTACCAGGATGCTACTGCTGATGAGGAGGGAGATTACTATGAGGAAGATGAAGAGGATCTTAATGAAGCTTAA